Proteins from one Prochlorococcus marinus CUG1435 genomic window:
- a CDS encoding response regulator transcription factor, whose amino-acid sequence MQSTEQILASTPGNTQLPTNSQTPSRVLVVEPHPTLRTVLVQRLRQDGHLAAAVGSAAEAVDLCREQSPDLLVSAEILEHNTAMRLAQQLGCSVIVLTARSGVEALVNLLDEGADDVLRKPFGLEELAARCRTLLKRGRIGLQEKVEVGPLEVHLLLRQVTLSEKPVELSPREFALLCALLMPPGMVRSRQELLRMAWPPFSGGPRSVDTQVLTLRRKLEQAGLGEGGGITTVRQQGYRFSIDNI is encoded by the coding sequence ATGCAGTCAACTGAGCAAATCTTAGCTTCAACCCCTGGTAACACACAATTGCCTACGAACTCTCAGACTCCCTCAAGAGTTCTTGTTGTTGAACCTCACCCCACACTAAGAACTGTCCTTGTACAAAGACTTCGTCAAGATGGTCACCTAGCTGCAGCAGTCGGATCCGCGGCAGAAGCTGTAGACCTTTGTAGAGAACAATCACCTGACCTTTTGGTCAGTGCCGAAATTCTTGAACATAACACTGCGATGAGGCTAGCCCAACAGTTAGGATGCTCTGTTATTGTTTTAACTGCCAGATCAGGCGTTGAAGCATTAGTCAATTTACTAGATGAGGGAGCCGATGATGTTCTCAGAAAACCATTTGGTCTTGAAGAATTAGCTGCAAGATGCAGAACACTTTTGAAAAGAGGCAGAATTGGGCTACAAGAAAAAGTTGAAGTTGGACCTTTAGAAGTCCATCTTCTCCTTAGACAGGTCACATTAAGTGAGAAACCCGTGGAATTAAGCCCTAGAGAGTTTGCTTTGCTTTGTGCGCTTCTTATGCCTCCAGGGATGGTTAGAAGCAGACAGGAACTCTTGAGGATGGCCTGGCCTCCATTTAGTGGGGGACCAAGGTCAGTAGATACTCAAGTTTTAACTTTGCGAAGAAAACTAGAACAGGCAGGCTTAGGAGAAGGTGGAGGTATAACAACAGTTAGACAACAAGGATACAGATTTAGTATTGATAATATCTAA
- a CDS encoding pyridoxine 5'-phosphate synthase has product MTTLGVNIDHIANVRQARKTIEPDPVQFAFLAELGGADSITVHLREDRRHIQDRDVFLLKETIKTKLNLEMAATEEMLEIAKKVVPDCVTLVPEKREEVTTEGGLDVKSNIKYLSNFVENLKDSNIEVSAFIDPIFDQINYSKEVGFDFIELHTGRYSELTGYDQNKELQRIMEATHNANDLGLVVNAGHGLNYNNVKKIASINNMNELNIGHSIVARALAVGLEKSVSEMKSLITSN; this is encoded by the coding sequence ATGACTACTTTAGGAGTAAACATTGACCATATTGCAAATGTAAGGCAAGCAAGGAAAACTATAGAGCCAGACCCTGTTCAATTTGCTTTTTTAGCTGAATTAGGAGGAGCAGATTCAATAACAGTCCACTTAAGAGAGGATAGGAGACATATTCAAGATAGAGATGTATTTCTTTTGAAAGAAACTATAAAAACAAAACTAAATTTAGAGATGGCTGCTACAGAAGAAATGTTAGAAATAGCTAAAAAGGTTGTTCCTGATTGCGTAACACTTGTACCAGAGAAAAGGGAGGAGGTTACTACAGAAGGCGGGTTGGATGTAAAAAGTAATATAAAGTATCTAAGTAATTTTGTTGAAAATTTAAAAGATTCAAATATTGAAGTGAGTGCGTTTATTGATCCAATTTTTGATCAGATCAATTACTCAAAAGAAGTAGGGTTTGATTTTATAGAATTACACACTGGTAGATATTCCGAACTAACAGGTTATGATCAAAACAAAGAGCTTCAAAGGATTATGGAGGCTACACATAATGCAAATGACCTGGGATTAGTTGTTAATGCTGGTCATGGACTTAACTACAATAATGTTAAAAAAATTGCATCAATTAACAATATGAATGAGTTAAACATAGGCCATAGTATTGTTGCAAGGGCTTTAGCAGTAGGATTAGAAAAGTCAGTTAGTGAAATGAAGTCACTTATTACATCAAATTAA
- a CDS encoding photosystem II protein Y, which produces MLRTIVVFAPIIAALAWVIFNIQKPAREQFNRDFLGKD; this is translated from the coding sequence ATGTTGAGAACTATTGTAGTGTTTGCACCAATTATCGCGGCTCTTGCTTGGGTCATATTCAATATACAAAAACCTGCAAGGGAACAATTTAACAGAGATTTTTTGGGTAAGGATTAA
- a CDS encoding BolA family transcriptional regulator, which translates to MISNSKVISLILNKLPDSKVKVENLKGNDHLQVTVISSRFNGLSLVKQHQLVYSALKEELASEAIHALAVKTETPN; encoded by the coding sequence ATGATTTCCAATTCAAAAGTCATAAGTTTAATTTTAAACAAGTTACCAGATTCCAAAGTAAAAGTTGAAAACCTTAAGGGAAATGATCATTTACAAGTGACGGTAATTTCATCTAGGTTCAATGGATTATCATTAGTTAAACAACATCAGTTAGTCTATTCTGCCTTAAAAGAAGAATTAGCCTCAGAGGCTATTCATGCACTTGCTGTAAAAACAGAAACCCCCAATTAA
- a CDS encoding 1-acyl-sn-glycerol-3-phosphate acyltransferase, which translates to MLLTQDIVIKIFFSDIKIKNKIFKIPKDSSIILAPTHRSRWDGLIIAKAMGRRVTGKDCRFMVTKSEMKGFQGWFLKRLGCFSIDQLSPSLSVLRFAVDLIIKKKQLVIFPEGRINKYGKNLKLKDGLYRLALLASKKTNSIFILPIGIGYSQVSPKIRSKVTLCFGEPLLVNKNPNLSIEEFNKTLKNRMHTAEQVALKNVGR; encoded by the coding sequence ATGCTCCTTACCCAGGACATTGTAATAAAGATTTTTTTTAGTGACATAAAAATTAAAAATAAAATTTTTAAAATACCAAAGGATTCTTCAATTATTTTGGCCCCAACCCATAGATCAAGATGGGACGGATTAATTATTGCTAAGGCAATGGGTAGAAGAGTTACTGGTAAAGATTGTAGATTTATGGTCACAAAATCTGAAATGAAAGGATTCCAAGGTTGGTTTTTAAAAAGACTTGGTTGCTTTTCAATTGATCAGTTATCTCCTTCTCTTTCCGTATTAAGATTTGCAGTAGACCTAATAATAAAAAAGAAACAACTGGTAATTTTCCCTGAAGGAAGAATTAATAAATACGGTAAAAATTTAAAACTTAAAGATGGGTTATATAGGTTGGCCCTATTAGCATCTAAAAAAACCAATTCGATATTTATACTTCCAATAGGAATTGGCTATAGCCAAGTATCTCCGAAAATTAGAAGCAAAGTTACCTTATGCTTTGGAGAGCCTTTGTTAGTAAATAAAAATCCCAATTTATCAATAGAGGAATTTAATAAAACTCTCAAAAATAGAATGCATACCGCAGAACAAGTAGCATTAAAAAATGTAGGTCGATAA
- a CDS encoding DUF2488 family protein, giving the protein MTTYYFVAASEKFLTVEEPLEEILKERERNYKENNKEIDFWFLKNPSFLQTARFSDLKAKIPSPPAVILSTDRKFITFLKLRLEFVAVGEFECPNAEIIDPFKVE; this is encoded by the coding sequence ATGACAACTTATTATTTCGTCGCGGCAAGTGAAAAGTTTTTGACAGTTGAAGAACCACTTGAAGAGATTTTGAAAGAAAGGGAAAGGAATTATAAAGAAAACAATAAAGAAATAGATTTTTGGTTTTTAAAAAATCCATCATTTTTGCAAACCGCCCGATTTTCTGATCTAAAAGCAAAGATTCCATCACCCCCAGCAGTTATTTTATCAACGGATAGAAAATTTATAACTTTCTTAAAGTTGCGTTTAGAGTTTGTTGCTGTGGGGGAATTCGAATGTCCTAATGCAGAAATAATTGATCCATTTAAAGTTGAGTAA
- the grxD gene encoding Grx4 family monothiol glutaredoxin, with protein sequence MENLIKDKIKNLIESNPIMVFMKGTKLMPQCGFSNNVVQILNSLGVEFSTFDVLSDFEVREGIKEYSDWPTIPQVYLKGEFLGGSDILIEMYNSGTLKEKIEIELAS encoded by the coding sequence ATGGAAAATCTTATTAAAGATAAAATCAAAAACCTAATAGAATCAAATCCAATTATGGTTTTCATGAAAGGTACAAAATTAATGCCCCAATGCGGATTTTCAAATAACGTAGTTCAAATTCTAAACTCTCTAGGGGTTGAATTTAGTACTTTTGATGTTCTTAGTGATTTTGAGGTAAGAGAGGGCATTAAAGAATATTCAGATTGGCCAACTATCCCTCAAGTTTATTTAAAAGGTGAATTTCTTGGAGGATCAGACATCCTTATCGAGATGTACAACTCTGGCACCTTAAAAGAAAAAATTGAAATTGAATTGGCATCCTAA
- a CDS encoding DUF1295 domain-containing protein, which translates to MSQFQLKKFLKDSHDLMLVFLQFFIISLHFFQWKFLPQKQIIQASSFSYFLGILIIIIAFIIMLVSIKDLGKNLSPFPRPINNSNLVTTGIYRFMRHPMYYSLIFISIGVFVTKLSIYYLFLTISLALIIKFKIAMEEKYLMNKFKNYLLYKNEVKV; encoded by the coding sequence ATGTCTCAATTTCAGTTAAAAAAATTTTTAAAAGATTCTCATGATTTAATGCTTGTTTTTTTACAGTTCTTTATTATTAGTCTTCATTTTTTTCAATGGAAATTTCTTCCACAAAAACAAATAATTCAAGCAAGTTCTTTTTCTTATTTCCTAGGTATTTTAATTATCATAATCGCTTTTATAATAATGTTAGTTTCAATTAAAGACTTAGGTAAAAATTTATCCCCTTTCCCAAGACCTATAAACAATAGCAATCTAGTTACTACAGGTATTTATCGATTTATGCGTCATCCTATGTACTATTCTTTAATATTTATTTCCATTGGAGTTTTTGTAACAAAATTATCTATTTATTATTTATTTTTGACAATAAGCTTAGCTTTAATAATTAAATTTAAGATTGCCATGGAAGAGAAATATTTAATGAATAAATTTAAGAATTACTTACTTTATAAAAATGAGGTCAAAGTTTAA
- the trmFO gene encoding methylenetetrahydrofolate--tRNA-(uracil(54)-C(5))-methyltransferase (FADH(2)-oxidizing) TrmFO — protein sequence MIEKKIIVIGAGLAGSEAAWQIANRGIPVKLVEMRPISSTPAHHTEEFGELVCSNSFGSLSQDRASGLLQEELRTFNSLIIKTADEFSVPAGGALAVDRSKFSKRLTELLANHPFVEILRIEQLDLPQADNITVLATGPLTSEKLASKIRNFTGLESCHFFDAASPIIYGDSINQEIIFKASRYDKGDPAYFNCPMNKSEYLNFRDELIRGQQASLKDFEKETANFFEACLPIEEIARRGIDTMRFGPLKSIGLWNPEWGDLFDRQNRLKKRPHAIVQLRKEDLDGKLLNMVGFQTNLKWSEQKRIFRMIPGLEKAEFVRFGVMHRNTFLESPKLLLPTLQFLKRKTLLAAGQITGTEGYAAAAAGGLLAGINASLLIKNKSPVIFPNESMIGALVHFISNKNQIISNRKKNQFQPMPASFGLMPELTCKIKDKKLRYKAYKERSLRLLQEFKKNLDSYLEKDQLLLKIY from the coding sequence TTGATAGAAAAAAAAATAATAGTAATTGGGGCAGGTCTTGCAGGATCGGAGGCTGCCTGGCAAATAGCCAATAGAGGTATACCGGTTAAGTTAGTTGAGATGAGACCGATCTCTTCAACCCCAGCACATCATACTGAAGAGTTTGGAGAACTTGTATGTAGCAATAGTTTTGGGTCCTTGAGTCAGGATAGAGCTTCTGGTCTTCTGCAAGAAGAATTAAGAACATTCAACTCTTTAATAATTAAAACAGCAGATGAATTCTCAGTTCCTGCTGGAGGAGCTTTAGCCGTGGATAGATCAAAATTCAGTAAACGTTTGACAGAGTTATTAGCAAATCATCCTTTTGTTGAAATTTTAAGAATTGAACAATTAGATTTACCACAAGCAGATAACATTACTGTACTTGCCACTGGCCCATTAACATCAGAAAAACTGGCGAGTAAAATTAGAAATTTTACAGGCTTAGAGTCTTGCCATTTTTTTGATGCAGCAAGTCCTATTATTTATGGGGATTCCATTAATCAAGAAATAATATTTAAAGCAAGCAGATATGACAAAGGAGATCCGGCCTATTTCAACTGTCCGATGAATAAAAGTGAATATCTGAATTTTAGGGATGAATTAATTCGTGGCCAACAGGCCTCTTTAAAGGATTTCGAAAAAGAAACAGCAAACTTTTTTGAAGCTTGTTTGCCAATTGAAGAAATAGCAAGGAGAGGGATTGACACTATGAGATTTGGTCCTTTGAAATCTATAGGTTTATGGAATCCAGAATGGGGAGATTTATTTGATAGGCAAAACAGATTAAAGAAAAGGCCTCATGCAATTGTTCAATTAAGAAAGGAAGATCTAGATGGTAAATTACTAAATATGGTTGGATTCCAAACAAATTTAAAATGGTCTGAACAAAAAAGAATTTTTAGAATGATACCAGGTTTAGAAAAAGCTGAGTTTGTTCGTTTTGGAGTAATGCACAGAAATACTTTTTTAGAATCTCCCAAATTACTCTTGCCAACACTTCAATTTTTAAAAAGAAAAACACTTCTTGCTGCTGGTCAAATTACTGGGACAGAAGGTTATGCTGCCGCTGCTGCTGGAGGTCTTTTAGCAGGAATTAATGCCTCACTTTTAATTAAAAATAAAAGTCCAGTAATTTTCCCTAATGAATCAATGATTGGTGCTTTGGTACATTTTATAAGTAATAAAAATCAAATTATCTCTAACCGAAAAAAAAATCAATTTCAACCCATGCCGGCCTCGTTTGGCTTGATGCCCGAATTAACTTGCAAAATAAAAGATAAAAAATTAAGGTATAAAGCATATAAGGAAAGATCTCTAAGGTTATTGCAGGAATTTAAAAAAAATTTGGATTCTTATTTAGAAAAAGATCAATTACTTCTTAAGATTTACTAA
- the crtH gene encoding carotene isomerase, which yields MKSNKENFDAIIIGSGIGGLVTASQLASKGAEVLVLEKYIIPGGSGGSFKRKGYTFDVGASMIFGFGEKGYTNLLTRALKDVNEKCETIPDPVQLEYHLPNRFSISVDREYEKFINKLTKRFPHEKEGIKKFYETCAIVFNCLDSMPLLSIEDPAYLFKVFLKSPLSCLGLARWLPVNAGDVARKFIKDPELLRFIDIECFCWSVMPAIKTPMINAGMVFTDRHVGGINYPKGGVGIIAEKLVSGIEKLGSKVRYKANVTEILLKDKKAVGVKLSSGEEIYSNIVVSNSTRWDTFGINKKNKGLINFSNIPKSEYKWSKTYKPSPSFVSIHLGVDKSLLIEDFNCHHIIVENWGELENEKGVIFVSIPTLLDPSLAPEGKHIIHAFTPSSIREWENLSRKEYLEKKENYFSFLVEKISKIIPNLDKNIDHKEIGTPKTHKKFLGRYEGSYGPIPTKKLLGLLPMPFNTTKIKNLYCVGDSCFPGQGLNAVAFSGYACAHKIGAKLNLNSLNLPD from the coding sequence ATGAAATCCAATAAAGAAAATTTCGATGCGATTATTATCGGCTCAGGAATAGGGGGATTGGTAACTGCATCCCAGTTAGCTTCTAAAGGTGCTGAGGTGTTAGTCCTGGAAAAATATATTATTCCAGGGGGTAGTGGAGGATCTTTTAAAAGAAAAGGTTATACTTTTGACGTTGGGGCCTCAATGATTTTTGGCTTTGGTGAAAAAGGTTATACAAATTTACTAACACGAGCTCTAAAAGACGTAAATGAGAAATGCGAAACGATTCCAGATCCTGTTCAATTGGAATATCACTTACCAAATAGATTTAGTATTTCTGTTGATAGAGAATATGAGAAATTTATTAATAAACTAACTAAACGTTTCCCTCATGAAAAAGAGGGAATAAAGAAATTTTATGAAACTTGTGCCATCGTTTTTAATTGCCTAGATTCAATGCCACTATTATCGATAGAGGATCCTGCTTACCTTTTTAAAGTTTTCCTAAAATCACCATTATCTTGCTTAGGTTTAGCTAGATGGCTACCAGTAAATGCTGGAGATGTTGCACGCAAGTTTATAAAAGATCCCGAACTTTTGAGATTTATTGACATTGAATGTTTCTGTTGGTCAGTAATGCCAGCTATTAAAACTCCTATGATCAATGCAGGAATGGTTTTTACTGATCGTCATGTTGGGGGTATAAATTATCCAAAGGGAGGTGTAGGAATAATTGCAGAAAAATTGGTGTCTGGTATTGAGAAATTAGGAAGTAAGGTTAGATATAAAGCTAATGTAACTGAAATACTTTTAAAAGATAAAAAAGCAGTAGGAGTTAAGTTGTCAAGCGGAGAAGAAATTTACTCAAATATTGTGGTTTCCAATTCTACAAGATGGGATACTTTTGGAATTAATAAAAAAAACAAAGGATTAATTAATTTTAGTAATATCCCAAAAAGTGAATATAAGTGGTCAAAAACTTATAAACCCTCTCCCTCTTTTGTCTCAATTCATCTTGGAGTAGATAAAAGTTTGTTAATTGAAGACTTTAATTGTCATCATATTATTGTTGAGAATTGGGGAGAATTAGAAAATGAAAAAGGTGTGATATTTGTTTCAATTCCAACTTTGTTGGATCCATCTTTAGCGCCAGAAGGTAAACATATTATTCATGCCTTTACGCCATCTTCAATTAGGGAATGGGAAAATCTATCAAGGAAAGAGTACTTAGAAAAAAAAGAAAATTATTTTTCATTTTTAGTTGAAAAGATTTCTAAAATTATCCCCAACCTAGATAAAAATATTGACCATAAAGAAATTGGGACCCCAAAGACACATAAAAAGTTCCTTGGAAGATATGAGGGAAGTTACGGCCCAATTCCAACCAAAAAGTTACTTGGACTTCTTCCGATGCCTTTTAACACTACTAAAATTAAAAACTTGTACTGTGTAGGGGATTCATGTTTCCCAGGGCAAGGTCTTAATGCAGTTGCTTTTAGTGGATACGCATGCGCTCATAAAATAGGGGCAAAATTAAACCTTAACAGTTTAAATTTGCCAGACTGA
- a CDS encoding exodeoxyribonuclease V subunit gamma — protein MLNLYKSNKIEVISELLAEELKICPPPINEKLEIVVPNYFFGNWLREQITIKNKISALYELKTISTYTESLLTNFFPVIDMSAWNYESIKWGIIDSLEELNSFKESFPLRNWINKYLDNKKTIDGDIYNLTKKITNNFIDYLIFRPEMIAQWNRYEINSSNLFKNLNSDQFWQPILYKLIEEKISEKPSCLYMIEVIKNLRKIKNIQFQLPNQIYIFSDNNLSKLHINFYSELSKFIKVNLYLLSPGEDLWNRINCLEGELEFDDNESKLNLNNKNIEKIFGKFGANFQKLIDENIYTEGINFKNNLIYLDPITNFHNKKDIPLLNQIQKRLIDNNSFDFIVSERDDSILLCEHFNQNSQFEYLRNKIIEIINSCENIKYSDIAVLSPQTNLIKPYLRYIFNNELINGEKIPYFFIDEDNHDSLGIYEFLIDITEIASEKITLEKIDYILSKKVTQNIFDFNITEKDEIIFLLSQAGFHWGLDDKERLGEEKNTLDWCINRIILGLIYDKEVNLSTFNLKPFSYKNISLDLNKWVKILIHFKKYINLMRGSFSYSNWVEKIKFILKSIADSNANFNLEISEINRILDNHEIPLIPDDLILLKVFREILISCINKVKYQSKSRVNKILVSDIENSRHIPHKVIFLIDMNSVNYPKLPKSENINLLKNKYHLGDPSVFEREKYAFLELLIACRDKFIVTWVKNDKDNKKLDVSFPIKELISFFDSFLNQSQREIIIKDFDLNKNEIIDLDKSKIVKSNYSLIEDINWNEKKSDIKNYKLSELIYWFKTPQKYWLNKNNISPKEIFIHHPDEEYVSNLQKSQLITKIIQQVEIDNHNIIDYLNELNINDQLAENGIIMPKNSIFTKEKEIKELLSSLSASLSQHKKINKIYVKLNANKEEYLIADDTVIELINAKLSLSRLTEAWIKLLFISSLKRNIKRTKVIFRTENNYKSQIIQSPGATESNLILEDYINIFKNYSEKCLPLPPESSYKYVEAKIKSKNEKKAFTDKWIGNNNFSKGERDNIEMKMCFGNEKEPDFFLGNNNFDQLSYRLYGPLIKAFKK, from the coding sequence TTGCTCAATCTTTATAAGTCAAATAAAATTGAAGTAATTAGTGAGCTGTTAGCAGAGGAATTAAAAATATGTCCTCCGCCTATAAATGAGAAATTAGAAATAGTTGTCCCCAATTACTTTTTTGGGAATTGGTTACGTGAACAAATAACTATAAAAAACAAAATAAGTGCTCTTTATGAATTAAAGACAATATCAACATATACCGAATCTTTATTGACAAATTTTTTCCCTGTAATTGATATGAGCGCATGGAATTATGAGTCAATTAAATGGGGCATTATTGATTCCTTGGAAGAATTAAATAGCTTTAAAGAATCATTTCCGCTTAGAAATTGGATTAATAAATATTTGGATAATAAAAAGACAATTGATGGAGATATATATAATCTGACAAAAAAGATCACAAATAATTTTATTGATTATCTGATTTTTAGACCTGAAATGATTGCTCAATGGAATAGATATGAAATTAATTCATCTAATTTATTTAAGAATTTAAACTCAGATCAATTTTGGCAACCTATTTTATACAAATTAATAGAGGAAAAGATATCTGAAAAGCCATCATGTTTATACATGATTGAAGTAATAAAGAATTTAAGAAAAATTAAAAACATTCAATTTCAATTACCAAATCAAATTTATATTTTTTCTGATAATAATTTATCTAAACTACATATTAATTTTTATTCAGAACTTTCAAAATTTATTAAAGTAAATTTGTATTTATTATCTCCTGGAGAAGATTTATGGAATAGAATAAATTGTCTTGAAGGTGAGTTGGAATTTGATGATAATGAAAGTAAATTGAATTTAAATAATAAAAATATAGAGAAAATATTTGGTAAATTTGGAGCAAACTTTCAGAAATTAATTGATGAAAATATTTATACAGAGGGTATAAATTTTAAAAATAATCTTATTTATCTCGATCCAATAACTAATTTTCATAATAAAAAAGATATTCCTCTTCTTAATCAAATACAAAAAAGACTAATTGATAATAATAGCTTTGATTTTATAGTAAGTGAAAGGGATGATTCAATATTACTTTGTGAGCATTTTAATCAGAATAGTCAATTTGAATATTTAAGAAATAAAATTATAGAAATAATTAATTCTTGCGAGAATATTAAATATAGTGATATTGCTGTTTTATCTCCACAAACTAATTTAATTAAACCTTATCTAAGGTACATCTTTAATAATGAGTTAATTAATGGTGAGAAGATACCTTATTTTTTTATTGATGAGGATAATCATGACTCTTTAGGTATTTATGAATTTCTAATTGACATCACTGAAATAGCAAGTGAAAAAATTACACTTGAAAAAATAGATTATATTCTTTCGAAAAAAGTAACTCAGAACATTTTTGATTTTAATATTACTGAGAAGGATGAAATTATTTTCTTACTTTCCCAAGCGGGTTTTCATTGGGGTTTAGATGATAAAGAAAGATTAGGTGAAGAGAAAAATACTCTAGATTGGTGTATAAATAGAATTATTTTAGGCTTAATTTATGACAAAGAAGTAAATTTAAGTACTTTTAATTTAAAACCATTCAGCTATAAAAATATAAGTTTGGATTTGAATAAATGGGTTAAAATATTAATTCATTTTAAAAAATATATTAATTTGATGAGGGGATCTTTTTCTTACTCGAATTGGGTGGAAAAGATAAAGTTTATATTAAAAAGTATTGCTGATTCTAATGCAAATTTCAATTTAGAAATAAGTGAAATAAATAGAATTCTTGATAATCACGAAATACCTTTAATACCTGATGATCTTATCTTGTTAAAAGTTTTTAGAGAAATATTAATTTCTTGCATAAATAAAGTTAAATATCAAAGCAAATCACGAGTCAACAAGATCCTAGTAAGTGATATTGAGAATTCAAGGCATATTCCACATAAGGTTATCTTCCTAATAGACATGAATAGTGTTAATTATCCAAAATTACCAAAGAGTGAAAACATTAATTTATTAAAAAACAAATATCATTTGGGTGATCCATCTGTTTTTGAAAGAGAGAAATATGCATTTCTGGAGTTGTTAATTGCCTGCAGAGATAAATTTATAGTTACTTGGGTAAAAAATGATAAAGATAATAAAAAATTAGATGTTTCTTTTCCTATAAAAGAGTTGATTTCTTTTTTTGATAGTTTTTTAAACCAAAGCCAAAGAGAAATAATAATTAAAGATTTTGATTTAAATAAAAATGAAATAATTGATCTTGATAAATCTAAGATTGTTAAAAGTAATTATTCTTTAATAGAAGATATAAATTGGAATGAAAAAAAATCTGATATTAAAAATTACAAATTATCAGAATTGATTTATTGGTTCAAGACTCCACAAAAATATTGGCTTAATAAAAACAATATTTCTCCCAAAGAAATATTTATTCATCATCCAGACGAGGAGTATGTAAGCAATCTGCAAAAGTCGCAACTAATTACAAAAATAATCCAGCAAGTAGAGATTGATAATCATAATATTATTGATTATTTAAATGAATTAAATATTAATGATCAATTGGCTGAAAATGGTATTATAATGCCCAAAAATAGTATTTTCACAAAAGAAAAAGAAATCAAAGAATTATTGAGCAGTCTATCTGCAAGTTTGAGTCAACATAAAAAGATTAATAAAATCTATGTTAAGTTAAATGCGAATAAAGAAGAATATTTAATCGCTGATGACACAGTAATTGAATTAATTAATGCGAAGTTAAGTTTAAGTCGTTTGACTGAGGCTTGGATAAAATTACTCTTTATATCTTCTTTAAAGAGGAATATAAAAAGGACTAAAGTTATTTTTAGAACAGAAAATAATTATAAATCGCAAATTATTCAATCACCCGGAGCAACTGAATCAAATCTAATTTTGGAGGATTACATAAATATTTTTAAAAATTATTCTGAAAAATGTTTACCTCTTCCTCCAGAAAGTTCTTATAAATATGTAGAAGCAAAAATAAAATCAAAAAATGAAAAAAAAGCTTTTACAGATAAATGGATTGGTAATAACAATTTTTCTAAAGGAGAAAGAGATAATATCGAAATGAAAATGTGTTTTGGTAATGAAAAAGAACCAGATTTCTTTCTTGGAAATAACAATTTTGATCAATTATCATACAGATTATATGGTCCTCTAATTAAAGCATTTAAGAAATAA